A single region of the Triticum dicoccoides isolate Atlit2015 ecotype Zavitan chromosome 2B, WEW_v2.0, whole genome shotgun sequence genome encodes:
- the LOC119366114 gene encoding cysteine-rich receptor-like protein kinase 28 produces MEQNALEQILEGSMKPTNLSLETLRKITDNFSVHRIIGEGGFGTVYKGVIGNKNVAVKKIMSSKTINQKLFRREVDTQMDVIHENVVRFLGLCSHTVETPVPNPESRGYILAEIRERLLCFEYVNNGSLDKYITDELRGLEWDIRYQIIKGICTGLHYLHVEKRILHMDLKPANILLDNQMVPKITDFGLSRPVENPQTMTTNHFSSP; encoded by the exons ATGGAACAAAATGCCCTGGAGCAAATACTTGAGGGGAGCATGAAGCCAACGAACCTATCATTAGAAACTTTAAGGAAAATCACAGACAATTTTTCAGTACATCGAATAATTGGTGAAGGTGGATTTGGAACTGTCTATAAG GGTGTTATCGGAAACAAGAATGTTGCTGTGAAGAAGATTATGAGTAGCAAGACAATTAATCAGAAACTCTTCCGCCGTGAGGTTGACACCCAGATGGATGTTATCCATGAAAATGTAGTCCGTTTTCTTGGCTTATGTTCTCATACAGTGGAGACACCAGTGCCTAATCCAGAATCCCGAGGATATATTTTGGCTGAGATAAGAGAAAGATTGCTCTGTTTTGAGTATGTCAATAATGGAAGCCTTGATAAATATATTACAG ATGAATTGAGAGGACTTGAATGGGATATACGTTATCAGATTATAAAAGGGATATGCACGGGTTTGCATTATCTGCATGTGGAAAAACGTATTCTTCATATGGATTTAAAGCCTGCCAATATACTGCTAGATAATCAAATGGTGCCAAAGATAACAGATTTTGGTCTATCAAGGCCCGTGGAAAATCCACAAACCATGACCACAAACCATTTTTCATCACCGTAA
- the LOC119366113 gene encoding uncharacterized protein LOC119366113 isoform X1: MSQIMSKFVEMENTKINPLNWEDDMLGVEPLELQFEYNEQQQILSCAVVLSNDTDGPIAFNIQSTSLLPYSIESNKDIVKPHSKCSVVIALPVTSAQDHKAALPYSANNKQYSKDFIVRSIKVNEGLTTKDINKDMFDIHEEGHHIDEIYLIVVCEEPCNNEFIKFQREQKQKQKECGSSSSVTVSPPPLDACSAAQPTAMSRCHLQTYVIRVDITAKRDKVLHIIENTHGFKSIEAKWDEGMLTVVGHMDVISLLSRLKNRQFRPQLISVGESEA; this comes from the exons ATGTCGCAAATAATGAGCAAATTTGTTGAGATGGAAAATACGAAG ATAAATCCGCTTAACTGGGAGGATGACATGCTTGGAGTTGAGCCACTGGAGCTACAGTTTGAGTATAATGAGCAACAACAGATTTTATCATGTGCAGTTGTGCTAAGCAACGATACAGATGGTCCCATTGCTTTTAACATTCAATCGACAAGCCTGTTGCCATACTCCATTGAGTCAAATAAGGACATTGTGAAACCACATTCTAAATGTAGCGTGGTCATTGCACTGCCAGTTACTAGTGCACAGGATCATAAGGCAGCACTGCCATATAGTGCTAATAATAAGCAATACTCAAAAGACTTCATCGTGCGAAGTATTAAAGTGAATGAAGGTCTTACAACTAAGGATATCAACAAAGACATGTTTGATATACATGAAGAGGGTCACCACATTGATGAGATTTATTTGATAGTTGTTTGTGAAGAACCATGCAACAATGAG TTCATCAAGTTTCAAAGGgagcagaagcagaagcagaaggaaTGTGGAAGCTCCTCCTCAG TCACCGTTTCTCCTCCTCCTCTGGATGCTTGTTCAGCTGCTCAGCCAACCGCCATGTCGAGG TGCCATTTGCAGACGTATGTGATCAGGGTAGACATCACCGCCAAGCGAGACAAGGTCTTGCACATCATTGAGAATACACATG GGTTTAAGTCAATTGAGGCAAAATGGGATGAGGGGATGCTAACGGTGGTGGGGCATATGGACGTGATTTCCCTCTTATCGAGGCTGAAGAACCGCCAGTTTAGACCGCAACTCATCAGCGTCGGGGAAAGCGAAGCCTGA
- the LOC119366113 gene encoding uncharacterized protein LOC119366113 isoform X2 → MSQIMSKFVEMENTKINPLNWEDDMLGVEPLELQFEYNEQQQILSCAVVLSNDTDGPIAFNIQSTSLLPYSIESNKDIVKPHSKCSVVIALPVTSAQDHKAALPYSANNKQYSKDFIVRSIKVNEGLTTKDINKDMFDIHEEGHHIDEIYLIVVCEEPCNNEFIKFQREQKQKQKECGSSSSVTVSPPPLDACSAAQPTAMSRTYVIRVDITAKRDKVLHIIENTHGFKSIEAKWDEGMLTVVGHMDVISLLSRLKNRQFRPQLISVGESEA, encoded by the exons ATGTCGCAAATAATGAGCAAATTTGTTGAGATGGAAAATACGAAG ATAAATCCGCTTAACTGGGAGGATGACATGCTTGGAGTTGAGCCACTGGAGCTACAGTTTGAGTATAATGAGCAACAACAGATTTTATCATGTGCAGTTGTGCTAAGCAACGATACAGATGGTCCCATTGCTTTTAACATTCAATCGACAAGCCTGTTGCCATACTCCATTGAGTCAAATAAGGACATTGTGAAACCACATTCTAAATGTAGCGTGGTCATTGCACTGCCAGTTACTAGTGCACAGGATCATAAGGCAGCACTGCCATATAGTGCTAATAATAAGCAATACTCAAAAGACTTCATCGTGCGAAGTATTAAAGTGAATGAAGGTCTTACAACTAAGGATATCAACAAAGACATGTTTGATATACATGAAGAGGGTCACCACATTGATGAGATTTATTTGATAGTTGTTTGTGAAGAACCATGCAACAATGAG TTCATCAAGTTTCAAAGGgagcagaagcagaagcagaaggaaTGTGGAAGCTCCTCCTCAG TCACCGTTTCTCCTCCTCCTCTGGATGCTTGTTCAGCTGCTCAGCCAACCGCCATGTCGAGG ACGTATGTGATCAGGGTAGACATCACCGCCAAGCGAGACAAGGTCTTGCACATCATTGAGAATACACATG GGTTTAAGTCAATTGAGGCAAAATGGGATGAGGGGATGCTAACGGTGGTGGGGCATATGGACGTGATTTCCCTCTTATCGAGGCTGAAGAACCGCCAGTTTAGACCGCAACTCATCAGCGTCGGGGAAAGCGAAGCCTGA